A single region of the Massilia sp. erpn genome encodes:
- a CDS encoding flagellar basal body P-ring protein FlgI, translating to MKTTLKILGLCAALLLAPGVQAERLKDLASIAGVRQNQLLGYGLVVGLDGSGDQTTQTPFTVQSVASMLQQMGVTLPPGTNLQLKNVAAVMVTTSLPAFAQPGQLLDVTVSSMGNAKSLRGGTLLMTPLKGADGQVYGMAQGNVLVGGVGAQSGGSSVVVNHLSVGRISGGATVERAVPNSLGQDNMIRLELNTTDFATASRVVQAINDKYGSGIAYALDGRVIRVQAPSSSDLRVSFIGTLESLDVKPAQGAAKVIMNARTGSVVMNQAVTLETCAISHGNLTVSVSSEPQVSQPNPLSGGQTVVTQTSQVDVKKDGGKVLMLKGGASLAEVVKALNAIGASPQDLLAILQAMKAAGSLRAELEII from the coding sequence ATGAAAACCACGCTGAAAATCCTCGGCCTGTGCGCGGCGCTGCTGCTGGCGCCGGGCGTGCAGGCGGAACGCCTGAAAGACTTGGCCAGCATCGCCGGTGTCCGGCAAAACCAGCTGCTGGGCTACGGCCTGGTGGTGGGCCTGGACGGCAGCGGCGACCAGACCACGCAAACCCCGTTCACCGTGCAGAGCGTGGCCTCGATGCTGCAGCAGATGGGCGTGACCCTGCCGCCCGGCACCAATCTGCAATTGAAAAATGTGGCGGCGGTGATGGTGACGACCTCGCTGCCGGCTTTCGCCCAGCCCGGCCAGCTGCTCGATGTGACGGTCTCGTCCATGGGCAATGCGAAAAGCCTGCGCGGCGGCACGCTGCTGATGACCCCGCTCAAAGGCGCGGACGGCCAGGTCTACGGCATGGCCCAGGGCAATGTGCTGGTGGGCGGCGTCGGCGCCCAGTCCGGCGGCAGCTCGGTGGTGGTGAACCACCTGTCGGTGGGCCGCATTTCGGGCGGCGCCACGGTCGAGCGCGCCGTGCCGAATTCTCTGGGCCAGGACAATATGATCCGCCTGGAATTGAACACCACCGACTTCGCCACCGCCAGCCGCGTGGTGCAGGCGATTAACGATAAATACGGCAGCGGCATCGCCTATGCGCTCGACGGCCGTGTGATCCGCGTGCAGGCGCCGTCCAGCAGCGATCTGCGCGTCTCGTTCATCGGCACCTTGGAAAGCCTGGACGTGAAGCCGGCCCAGGGCGCGGCCAAGGTCATCATGAATGCGCGCACCGGCTCGGTGGTGATGAACCAGGCCGTGACGCTGGAGACTTGCGCCATCTCGCACGGCAATCTGACGGTGTCGGTCTCGTCCGAGCCGCAGGTGAGCCAGCCCAATCCGCTGTCGGGCGGCCAGACCGTGGTCACCCAGACCAGCCAGGTCGATGTGAAGAAAGACGGCGGCAAGGTGCTGATGCTGAAAGGCGGCGCCTCGCTGGCCGAGGTGGTCAAGGCGCTGAATGCGATCGGCGCCTCGCCGCAGGACTTGCTGGCCATCCTGCAAGCAATGAAGGCCGCAGGTTCGCTGCGCGCCGAACTGGAAATCATCTAA
- the flgJ gene encoding flagellar assembly peptidoglycan hydrolase FlgJ gives MIRQSSTADLSSQFALDTKGMGELRQSARAGSPEALKTAATQFEAMFVNMMLKSMREATPQDGPLDSQQTKMFTTMLDQQTSQNIAKKGVGLADMLIRQLSPNGAAPSFPGAAELPSGLDSSARLQQSIEAVGGSAVASGKGAALPHVRAFQDKLGAHADEASRATGIPAKFMLGQAALESGWGRREIKQRDGSTSHNLFGIKAGPDWKGKVVTATTTEYVNGKAQTRVERFRAYDSYADSFKDYAKLITGNPRYEKVLASAGDASKFAQGLQRAGYATDPNYAAKLTSIIKRTLA, from the coding sequence ATGATCCGCCAAAGCAGCACTGCCGACCTGTCCAGCCAGTTTGCCCTCGATACCAAGGGCATGGGCGAGCTGCGCCAGTCGGCGCGCGCCGGTTCGCCGGAAGCGCTGAAAACCGCCGCCACGCAATTCGAGGCGATGTTCGTGAATATGATGTTGAAGAGCATGCGCGAAGCGACGCCGCAGGACGGTCCGCTGGACAGCCAGCAAACGAAGATGTTTACCACCATGCTCGACCAGCAGACCAGCCAGAATATCGCCAAGAAGGGCGTGGGTCTGGCCGATATGCTGATCCGCCAGCTGTCGCCGAACGGCGCGGCCCCGTCCTTCCCGGGCGCGGCCGAGCTGCCGAGCGGTCTGGACAGCAGCGCGCGCCTGCAACAATCCATCGAGGCTGTGGGCGGCAGCGCCGTCGCCAGCGGCAAGGGCGCGGCCCTGCCGCATGTGCGCGCCTTCCAGGACAAGCTGGGCGCCCATGCCGACGAGGCCAGCCGCGCCACCGGCATCCCGGCCAAGTTCATGCTGGGCCAGGCTGCGCTGGAGAGCGGCTGGGGCCGGCGCGAGATCAAGCAGCGCGACGGCAGCACCAGCCACAATCTGTTCGGCATCAAGGCCGGCCCGGACTGGAAGGGCAAGGTGGTGACGGCCACCACCACCGAATACGTCAACGGCAAGGCCCAGACCCGGGTCGAGCGTTTCCGCGCCTATGACAGCTATGCCGACAGCTTCAAGGATTACGCCAAGCTCATCACCGGCAACCCGCGCTATGAAAAAGTGCTGGCCAGCGCGGGCGACGCCAGCAAGTTCGCCCAGGGCTTGCAGCGCGCCGGCTACGCCACCGACCCGAATTACGCGGCCAAGCTGACCAGTATTATCAAACGGACATTGGCTTGA
- the flgK gene encoding flagellar hook-associated protein FlgK, which translates to MSSLLSIGQSGLLAAQAGLATTSHNITNANVPGYHRQVAVQGTTPPENTGMGFVGTGTEVAQIKRYYDQFLDKQLLGAEAAQSSYTEYFKQIGQIDNMLADTTTGLSPALQDFFKGVQDANSNPSSVASRQAMLSSAESLASRFQSMAGRLDEMRLGFNSKVTSTVNEINTMAARIGDLNRQIAGLSTNPSQLPNDLLDQRDQLISDLNKQVKVSVIAGENQMVNVSIGNGQPLVVGNTSFELGITQSPTDTSRIIVGYKSPGGVISPLADSTFSGGAMGGLINFRTTALDQAENRLGQIAASLAASFNSQHQLGLDLKGAPGGNFFNDIKAEIGYDRRNAASSTLDVQAVIKDGTQVTASTYDLNFDGTNLVLTRASDGKQTTITPFPQTGPQMIDGVEYNIAGVPANGDHVEVRPVANAASAFSVAVKDATKVALAAPITTSAPTSNTGSGKIDAGSVDATYLQPGNALAAPFSLTYDSTANTLSGFPATQDVTVTPPGGGTPVVYPAGTPVPYADGAKISFGGISVSITGKPANGDQFTIGPNTNGVGDNRNGVLLAGLQTKNVVGGSATFQSGYAQMVNYVANKARESQISMTAADGAVEQAAKAQQQLSGVNLDEEAANLLRYQQAYQASGKVMQVASQLFDVLLSLGR; encoded by the coding sequence ATGTCCAGTCTTCTCAGCATCGGTCAAAGTGGTTTGCTGGCGGCCCAGGCGGGTCTCGCCACGACCAGCCACAACATTACCAATGCCAATGTCCCGGGCTATCACCGCCAGGTGGCCGTGCAGGGCACGACGCCGCCGGAAAATACCGGCATGGGCTTTGTCGGCACCGGTACCGAAGTGGCGCAGATCAAGCGCTATTACGACCAGTTTCTCGACAAGCAATTGCTGGGCGCGGAGGCCGCGCAATCCTCGTATACCGAGTATTTCAAGCAGATCGGCCAGATCGACAATATGCTGGCCGATACCACCACCGGCCTGTCGCCGGCCCTGCAGGATTTCTTCAAGGGCGTGCAGGACGCCAACTCGAATCCGTCTTCGGTGGCATCGCGCCAAGCCATGCTGTCGTCGGCCGAATCGCTGGCTTCGCGCTTCCAGAGCATGGCCGGCCGCCTGGATGAGATGCGCCTGGGCTTTAACAGCAAGGTCACGTCCACCGTCAATGAAATCAATACGATGGCGGCGCGCATCGGCGATCTGAACCGCCAGATCGCCGGCCTGTCGACCAATCCCTCGCAACTGCCCAATGATTTGCTGGACCAGCGCGACCAGCTGATTTCCGACCTGAACAAGCAGGTCAAGGTTTCGGTGATCGCGGGCGAGAACCAGATGGTCAATGTGTCGATCGGCAATGGCCAGCCGCTGGTGGTGGGCAATACCTCTTTCGAGCTCGGCATCACCCAGTCGCCCACCGATACCAGCCGCATCATCGTCGGCTACAAATCGCCCGGCGGCGTGATCAGCCCGCTGGCCGACAGCACCTTCAGCGGCGGCGCGATGGGGGGCTTGATCAATTTCCGTACCACGGCGCTGGACCAGGCTGAAAACCGCCTGGGCCAGATTGCTGCCAGCCTGGCGGCCAGCTTCAATTCGCAGCACCAGCTGGGCCTGGACTTGAAGGGGGCGCCCGGCGGTAATTTCTTCAACGACATCAAGGCCGAGATCGGCTATGACCGGCGCAATGCGGCCAGCAGCACGCTCGACGTGCAGGCCGTGATCAAGGATGGCACGCAAGTCACGGCCAGCACCTACGACCTGAATTTCGACGGCACCAATCTGGTGCTGACGCGCGCCTCGGATGGCAAGCAGACCACGATCACGCCTTTCCCGCAGACCGGGCCGCAGATGATCGATGGCGTCGAGTACAACATCGCCGGCGTGCCGGCCAATGGCGACCACGTCGAGGTGCGGCCGGTGGCCAATGCCGCCAGCGCCTTCTCGGTGGCGGTCAAGGATGCCACCAAGGTGGCGCTGGCCGCGCCCATCACCACCAGCGCGCCGACCAGCAATACCGGCAGCGGCAAGATCGATGCCGGCAGCGTCGATGCGACGTATCTGCAGCCGGGCAATGCGCTGGCGGCGCCCTTCAGCCTGACCTACGACAGCACCGCCAATACCCTGAGCGGCTTCCCGGCGACCCAGGACGTGACGGTGACGCCGCCGGGCGGCGGCACGCCCGTGGTCTATCCGGCCGGCACGCCCGTACCGTATGCCGATGGCGCCAAGATCAGCTTTGGCGGCATCAGCGTCAGCATCACCGGCAAACCGGCCAATGGCGACCAGTTCACCATCGGCCCCAACACCAATGGCGTGGGCGATAACCGCAACGGCGTGCTGCTGGCGGGCCTGCAAACGAAGAATGTGGTGGGCGGCTCGGCCACCTTCCAGAGCGGCTATGCGCAGATGGTCAACTATGTGGCCAACAAGGCGCGCGAATCGCAGATCAGCATGACGGCGGCCGACGGCGCCGTGGAACAGGCGGCCAAGGCCCAGCAGCAGCTCTCCGGCGTGAACCTGGACGAGGAAGCGGCCAATCTGCTGCGCTACCAGCAGGCTTACCAGGCTTCCGGCAAGGTGATGCAGGTGGCCAGCCAGCTGTTCGACGTGCTGCTGTCGCTGGGCCGTTGA